The segment CGCGATGGACTCCAACACCTTGGGCAGCGGCCACGATTCAATTTGTGCGTCCACTTCGTTCAAGCGGGTGTGCCAGCTCAAGGAATCCGCGGCGCGTACGAACGTTACCGGCGTGAACCCAAGGATTGCCGTCAGAAGCACAGGATTGAACCAACGTTGAAGCGTTATTCTCATCAGCGACGCATTCGTTTCTATAGAGACACTGGCGGGCCGGATACGTTTCAATTTACTCCGATAACCTTGTCGTTGCCAAGAACTTCGCGTCCCGCAGCCGATTGAGCTTTGCACAGTGTACTGCCGTCGAAGCGTTCGCAAGGAGCCGGATTTATTGGAAGTCCGGTGTGACGTCGGGGCGCGAATTCCAGCGGGTTTCCGACTTTCACCTTGCGATGGTGCTGTTCGATTTGTTACAGAAAGACCCACTTATATGGCAGCAATCGGGCGGTTTCAAAAGGGTGACGACATTTTTTACGCGAAGGTGGTTGATGGCGAACTGTTCCGCCTGCAAGGGGACGTGTTTGGATCCCCATCCTTCGAAAAGAAGGCGGTCCTGTCCAAGGGAATCAAGACCCTCACACCGGTCAGTCCTTCCAAGGTTGTCGCGGTCGGATTAAACTACGCCGATCACGCGCGCGAGTCGGGCAAACCGGTTCCCAAGGAACCGTTGTTCTGGTTGAAGGCGCCCACGTCGCTGCTGCCGGACGGCGGCAAGATCGAGATTCCGTTCAACCACCATCGAACGGATTTTGAGGCGGAACTGGCCATTGTGGTCGGCCGCCGCATTCGCAACGTCACGCCGGCCGCCGCCGCACGCTACATTTTCGGTTACACCGCCGCGCAGGACGTGAGCGACCGGACCATTCAAAACTCCGAGAGCCAGTGGGCGCGCTCCAAATCGTTCGACACGTTCACTCCGCTGGGACCGTACGTGGAAACGAAAATCGACCCGCACGATCTGACGATTCAACTGTTCCAGAACGGGCAACTGCGTCAGAACTCAAACACCAGCCAGCTCATCTTCAACTGTTACCAGCTCGTCAGCTTTGTCTCGACGAACCTCACCTTGTTGCCCGGGGACATCATCCTGACCGGGACACCCAGCGGCGTGGGACCGATTGAGTCCGGGGACAGGCTCGAGGTCCGCATCCAGGGACTGGCGCCGCTGGTCAACACGGTCAAATAGACACGCATCGGTCGATGTGAGACCCGGGTGCGGGACCTCGCGCGCGTGATTTCCATCTTTGCTCTCGACACCCGGAACCCGACTCTGAACCATCTTTTTTATGCGCTGGACACAGACTTTCATTCCCACACTCAAAGAGACTCCGGCGGACGCGGAAATCACCTCGCATAAACTGCTGCTGCGCGCCGGCCTCATGCGCAAACTGACCGGCGGCCTGTACACGTTCCTGCCGCTGGGATTGCGGGCGCTGCGCAAAGTCGAACGGATCGTCCGCGAAGAAATGGACCGGACGGGCGCGCTTGAAGTCCTCATGCCCGCGCTGCAGCCGCCTGAAATCTGGCAGCAAAGCGGTCGCTACCAGACCGCCAGCGACGTGTTGTTCCATGTGAACGACAGGACGAAACGCGAATGGCTGCTCGGGCCGACACACGAAGAGGTCATCACGACACTGGTGGCGGGCGAGATCAGTTCCTACCGCCAGCTCCCGAAGGCCTTTTATCAGATTCAGACCAAGTTTCGTGACGAAATCCGCCCGCGCTTCGGGCTCATGCGCGCGAAGGAATTCGTC is part of the Candidatus Angelobacter sp. genome and harbors:
- a CDS encoding fumarylacetoacetate hydrolase family protein — its product is MAAIGRFQKGDDIFYAKVVDGELFRLQGDVFGSPSFEKKAVLSKGIKTLTPVSPSKVVAVGLNYADHARESGKPVPKEPLFWLKAPTSLLPDGGKIEIPFNHHRTDFEAELAIVVGRRIRNVTPAAAARYIFGYTAAQDVSDRTIQNSESQWARSKSFDTFTPLGPYVETKIDPHDLTIQLFQNGQLRQNSNTSQLIFNCYQLVSFVSTNLTLLPGDIILTGTPSGVGPIESGDRLEVRIQGLAPLVNTVK